Within the Atribacterota bacterium genome, the region ATAAAGTAGTTTAAACTTCACTTTTTCGTTGCAGGAAATACAAGGATTAGGAGTAAATCCTTTTTCATACTGTTTTATAAAGTCAATAATTATAACTCTGTAAAAATCTTCTCTATAATCAATCTCATACAAAGGAATATTTAGCTTTTGGGTTACTTTTTTTACTCTCTGTCTATTATGGTCGGAATTGGTCTGTTCGAAAGATTCTTGGTCATCAATTAAGCGGAAATAGACTCCTGCTACCTGAAATCCCTTTTCTTTTAGCAAAAAAGCTGCAACGCTACTGTCAATACCGCCACTGAGCGCTACTAAAATACTATTAGATCTGGCCATAAATAAGTCCTAATTCAAATAGATATTCAAGGGGAAACCTTCCTCTGGAGAACCCCTTTGTTAGTATATAGTAAATAGTATCTGGTATTTAGTTCTTAGAGTAAAATAGTTTACAGTTTTTGGTTTTCAGTTCAAATCGGTTTATATTTAACCAACACATAGGTTACACTTTTGATTCAGGACATAGGTTACATTATAATAATTTTATATATGGTTTTAGTATTATGATAATTACATTTTATGTACTTAAAATCCAATTTAGCATACATATATCGTTCTTTCCTTAAAAAAGATTATTTGATAGTATCGAAATTATAAAAACTTACGATAATATCAAATAATATAATATGCTATAAGTTTTTCAGATATAGGAAGTACCTGTTTGCATTTTCTTATTATCTTGTTATTTCTGCAGATATTAATATCCACCAGATCTGACTTTTGCTCTTTATCACAGTACCTCGCAGTTATTCTGCAAGCTAAATCTAAATTTTCTTCTATTCCTTCCCTTCTGTTAACTAAGCTATCATAACAGCGGAATAGAGATATAGGGCCTTTATGAGTATAAGAACTAATCAAATAATCCCGTGGATTGGCTAAAGAGATTATTATCTTATTTTCCTTTTCATTTCTACCTACTACTAATTTAATATACTCATGAATATTAAAATGTCGGCCAACTTTTAACAATTCTATGTCATTAGAAACATAGTTTTTCTTGGTTAACAAGTCTTTAATTCTATTAGCAAAACCTGGTTCGGTTAATTTGCATCCCCCTGCCGGTGAGGGATAATCTTGAATTCCCCATTGCCTGGCTAAGGCTATCTGTTTTTTTCTGGAACGACCTTGGATATCCATCAGATGCGACCGATCTACTATAAGGCGTCTCTCAGGTTCTGTTTCCGGTAATAATAAGGCTGATAATGGTCTTAAAATCACTGGACCATATCCTGACTCTTCACTAATTAAGAGCAGGCTTTTTTTATTTTGAGTCATAGGTCTCTGTCCCAGCACTTCTCCACTAATTATAAATGAGGCTTTCTCCCGAACCATTAATTCCCCTGCCTTTTTAAACATCATAATACGGCAGTCAATACAGGGATTCTTATTTTTACCAAAACCATGTTTGGGATTCAGCAATATTTCTTGAAAATCCTTACTCATATCTTCAATTAACAAAGCAATATTAAGATATTGTTCTCCATAGTAATCTGGTTTCTTTTTTAAAAAGGGTGTCCTGAAGTATACCCCTATCACCTCAATATCCTGTTCCAATATTGATTTAATAGCTAGTATACTATCCAGACCACCAGAATAAAGAGCGAGAGCTCTTTTTTTCTTTACTACCATAAATTGTATTCTCCTCAAGTTTATAACTAAATAAATTAATAATATTAATTTACTATTCTCACTCTGGAATTATGATTTTTATTTAATTATTGTGAGCGAAGTGAATTCTTCTGAACTACTCTATCTCTTTTTTACCCTATTTCGATTTTATATAAGACTCTTTCTAACCATCTTATGAGAATATCAATTTTTACTTTCCCTTTTTTATTTCTATTTTATCAGGATATTCAAGGTAATTCTTCCCCTTGAATATTACTTAGCTAAAATCAAATATTTATAAATCCTAAATTTGCCTGAGGTATAAAAATTATTCGAATTATATTAATCTATAACTTAACATCTAAATTTAGTATATTTTAGTATGTATTGTTACTAATTCAAAAAATAACGGTAAATTAATATATTTATATTAATGATCAATCTTTATGGTAAAAGCATGTTATTTAATAATTACTAACTTTAATAAGTTGGCTATTATTATATAGTTAAATAAAAAAATGAAGAAGGAAAACAAACAAAGACAGAACGGTAATAGGAGTAAGTCTTTATTAAGGAAGAGGTTGATACCCTCTTCCTTAATAAATATTAATAAATACTATTCACAGCTGATAGCCTCTACAGGACAGTCCTCAGCAGCTTGTTGGCAAGCTTCTTCTGCATCTTTGGGAACAACATCAACCTTAACCACTGCTACATCATCTTGTAATTCAAAAACCTCGGGACATGTGCTTTCGCAGAGTCCACATCCAGTACAAAGATCCTGATCAACGGTTGCTTTCAAATTATTCACCTCCTATAGATCATAGTTTTTCTTTTCTCGGGCAAACCAGCAAAATAAATACGCAATCTATAAAAACCTTATCCTTCACATTTATATTCTTATGCCAATTTACTTAAAATGATCGACTTATATAAGATAACTTAAATTATAGCAAAATTCAAGACCTAATCATCATAAATTTACTAATTTATTAATTAACAGTTATATTTTTATCTCCGTAAAATCTTCTGCAATAATAATTTCAGGATCATTCTTGCTAATGTTCTCGCTGAATTCGGAATACATATCAGATTCATTTTCTGAAGCATTGTATCTGGAACTGATATGGGTTAATACCAGTTTTTTTACTTTCGCTAAACTGGCTACCTTAATAGCATCTTCAACTGTAGAATGATAACTCTGAGTCGCCTTTCCCTTGCTATTCGAACTGAAAGTTGCTTCATGAATAAGTAAATCTGCTCCTTGAGAGAGAGAAACGGCGTTTGGAGAAAACATTGTATCTCCACAATAGCACAATTTTTTGGTAGTTATGGTTTCTTTGATAAAATCACTGGCAGCCAGAATTCTTCCATCTTCTAAATTAACTATCTTGTCCTCTTTAAATTTTTTATAAATTGGTCCTGGGTGGATACCCAAATTCAATAATTTATCAACCAGTATATTTCTTTTTATATTTTTCTTGATGATGGTATACCCAAAACTATCAATATTATGATTAAGAATTGCGCAATAAACAGCAGTATCTCCTTTTTCCCAGAGCAGGTTAGTGGTGAGAAATTTTTCTTTATCTATTGAATAGATATGATAAGAATAAGGGATATGTGTATAAGAATAATCCAGACTACTTCTAAGATAATTCTCCAGACCCATTGGCCCAAAAATATTAATATCTTTCTTAATTCCCAGTAATCCCATGGTAGCAAACAGTCCAGGGAGTCCAAAGATGTGATCTCCATGTAAATGACTAATAAAAATATTAGTCAATTTTGATAATTTTAAATTTGTCTGACCAATCTGCCGCTGTGTTCCTTCTCCACAATCAAATAACCAGAATTCATTAGTTGTATTAAAAATTACAGCTAAAGCAGACAAGTTTCGTTTCGGGTTTGGAATACCAGCGCTTGTTCCTAAAAAAATAACCTTATTCATAATTTTCTTTTTATATTATTACATTAGTCATTATTTTTATAATTTTGCCTGCTTCTTATCTTTGACAGGAAGAGCATAGAAAAGTACTCCTATTTTCTATCCTTATTACTGATAAAGGATTACCACAAAAAGGGCATTTACCGTTTTTTTTACCATAAACTAGAACCTTCTCTATATAATTTCCTGGTTTTCCCTGCAAATCACGATAAGATTCATCTGTCATAGTTGTTCCTCTGGCCAACACAGCTTTAGTCAGGACATTCTTAATAGAAAGGTATAATTTCCTTAATTCATTGTTATTCAAAGAATTACCCTTACGCATAGGATGGATTCCTGCCAGGAAAAGTACTTCATTAGCATAGATATTACCAATGCCAGCAATAACCTTTTGGTTCATTAATAATGATTTTATATTACCCTTTTTACTTTGAATTGTTCTGGCAAACTCTTGTAAAGTAAAGTTTTCTTCCAGTGGTTCCCATCCCAGAGATTCAATTTCCCTCAATTTATAATTTTCTTTAATCAACCAAATCTTACCAAACTGCCTTACATCATTATAGATCATTTTACTACCGTCTTCAAAAAAGAAAAGGAAATGGTTATGTTTATTATTGATTTTTGCTATTGCCCTCTCATTTCTTTTCTGATATAGCAGAGAACCACTCATTCCCAGATGAAAAATTAGGCAGTCTCCTGTATTCATGAAGCATAAAATATACTTTCCCTTCCTTTTTATCATTTTTATAAATGCTTCTTTCAGACATTCTCTGAATTGATTTACAGTAGGAATCTTTATAAGTCGGGGAAGGCTAACCTGAATACCAATTATTTTTTTGTTAAGTACCTCTTGTTCCAGATCTCTTTTTATAGTTTCTACTTCTGGTAATTCCGGCATTGTTTACCTCATTTAATGATTTCTATTTTGTGAAAAATATCAGATAGGTCATGAATTACTGAATCAGGATATTTTTCATGAAAGCCTGAGCTAAAACGGTCAATTAACAATGCATTCCACCCTGCCTCTCGGGCAGAAAAATAGTCTTGTTCTTCATGATCGCCAATATGTAACATCAGTTGAGGTGCTACTTTTAGTTTTTTGTTTATTTGAGAGTAAACCTCTTTATTCTTGAGTTCTCTGTAATCTGATAGAGTTGAAAAGGTTTCCTGAAAATATGTTTTTATTTTTTTTATCTTAATATCCATAAATTCTCGAGGCATATTGGAGGTGCAGATTAGCTGGTAGTGTTTAGATAATTGTTCTAAAATTAATGGTACATCT harbors:
- a CDS encoding tRNA 4-thiouridine(8) synthase ThiI produces the protein MVVKKKRALALYSGGLDSILAIKSILEQDIEVIGVYFRTPFLKKKPDYYGEQYLNIALLIEDMSKDFQEILLNPKHGFGKNKNPCIDCRIMMFKKAGELMVREKASFIISGEVLGQRPMTQNKKSLLLISEESGYGPVILRPLSALLLPETEPERRLIVDRSHLMDIQGRSRKKQIALARQWGIQDYPSPAGGCKLTEPGFANRIKDLLTKKNYVSNDIELLKVGRHFNIHEYIKLVVGRNEKENKIIISLANPRDYLISSYTHKGPISLFRCYDSLVNRREGIEENLDLACRITARYCDKEQKSDLVDINICRNNKIIRKCKQVLPISEKLIAYYII
- a CDS encoding ferredoxin, which codes for MKATVDQDLCTGCGLCESTCPEVFELQDDVAVVKVDVVPKDAEEACQQAAEDCPVEAISCE
- the rnz gene encoding ribonuclease Z translates to MNKVIFLGTSAGIPNPKRNLSALAVIFNTTNEFWLFDCGEGTQRQIGQTNLKLSKLTNIFISHLHGDHIFGLPGLFATMGLLGIKKDINIFGPMGLENYLRSSLDYSYTHIPYSYHIYSIDKEKFLTTNLLWEKGDTAVYCAILNHNIDSFGYTIIKKNIKRNILVDKLLNLGIHPGPIYKKFKEDKIVNLEDGRILAASDFIKETITTKKLCYCGDTMFSPNAVSLSQGADLLIHEATFSSNSKGKATQSYHSTVEDAIKVASLAKVKKLVLTHISSRYNASENESDMYSEFSENISKNDPEIIIAEDFTEIKI
- the mutM gene encoding DNA-formamidopyrimidine glycosylase, which encodes MPELPEVETIKRDLEQEVLNKKIIGIQVSLPRLIKIPTVNQFRECLKEAFIKMIKRKGKYILCFMNTGDCLIFHLGMSGSLLYQKRNERAIAKINNKHNHFLFFFEDGSKMIYNDVRQFGKIWLIKENYKLREIESLGWEPLEENFTLQEFARTIQSKKGNIKSLLMNQKVIAGIGNIYANEVLFLAGIHPMRKGNSLNNNELRKLYLSIKNVLTKAVLARGTTMTDESYRDLQGKPGNYIEKVLVYGKKNGKCPFCGNPLSVIRIENRSTFLCSSCQR
- a CDS encoding HAD family hydrolase: MEIRIISFDVDGTLVDPEYNDLIWHKALPEIVSKKENIDFEEALTIVQKEYDRVGEKDYRWYDIKYWISFFQLGIDYKIILQKYEPEIKIFSDVPLILEQLSKHYQLICTSNMPREFMDIKIKKIKTYFQETFSTLSDYRELKNKEVYSQINKKLKVAPQLMLHIGDHEEQDYFSAREAGWNALLIDRFSSGFHEKYPDSVIHDLSDIFHKIEIIK